From Glycine max cultivar Williams 82 chromosome 11, Glycine_max_v4.0, whole genome shotgun sequence, the proteins below share one genomic window:
- the LOC100527873 gene encoding FCS-Like Zinc finger 2-like: protein MAGGSIKRHSFSEEDHGFASSMEPGYSGHNHHFHHGFVSRTLGYGTFYNRGVRSHSIFSPRSGRFYDARFEDHQPHFLQACSLCKKRLGDNSDIFMYKGDTPFCSEECRQEQMERDEAKEKNNNLSSSMKALRKKEQRNSVSPNKTQDYSFRAGTVAAA, encoded by the exons ATGGCCGGTGGTTCTATCAAGAGACATTCTTTCTCCGAAGAGGACCATGGTTTCGCTTCTTCCATGGAGCCTGGGTATTCTGGGCACAACCACCACTTCCATCATGGTTTCGTGTCTAGGACTTTGGGTTATGGCACTTTCTACAACCGAGGTGTTAGGAGCCATTCGATTTTCTCGCCGAGATCTGGGAGATTTTATGATGCAAGATTCGAAGATCACCAACCCCACTTTCTTCAAGCTTGTTCTCTTTGCAAGAAGCGTCTCGGGGATAATAGTGACATCTTCATGTACAA AGGGGACACGCCTTTTTGCAGCGAAGAGTGTAGACAAGAGCAAATGGAGAGAGACGAAGCCAAGGAGAAGAATAATAACCTTTCTTCTTCGATGAAGGCTTTGAGAAAAAAAGAGCAAAGAAATTCTGTCTCCCCAAACAAGACCCAAGATTACTCATTTCGTGCAGGGACGGTTGCTGCTGCTTAG